The following proteins are co-located in the Mycolicibacterium goodii genome:
- a CDS encoding DUF952 domain-containing protein — MNSPSAEPAVLVHLCSAEDWHRARESGELRPESLDSQGFVHLSAPEQVHLPANRLYAGRRDLVLLHIDRARLSAPVRWEPGVPTDPEAMLFPHLYGPLPVDAVTTITNYAPGHDGRFPPLEAD, encoded by the coding sequence ATGAATTCGCCCTCAGCTGAGCCGGCTGTCCTCGTCCACCTGTGCAGCGCCGAGGATTGGCACCGAGCCAGGGAGTCGGGCGAGCTTCGGCCCGAGTCTCTCGACTCGCAGGGCTTCGTTCACCTTTCCGCCCCCGAGCAGGTACACCTGCCCGCGAATCGTCTGTACGCGGGCCGCCGGGACCTGGTGTTGCTCCACATCGACCGCGCCAGACTCTCGGCGCCGGTTCGGTGGGAACCAGGTGTACCAACGGATCCGGAGGCCATGCTGTTCCCGCATCTGTACGGCCCACTGCCGGTCGATGCGGTGACGACGATCACGAACTATGCGCCGGGCCACGATGGCCGGTTCCCGCCACTGGAAGCCGACTGA
- a CDS encoding DUF3099 domain-containing protein: MKQSHELSFDDDFDPEARPVLITRAAPAYEEQHRQRVRKYLTLMAFRIPALILAAVAYNIWENGLISLAIVAVSIPLPWMAVLIANDRPPRKREEPRRYAGGGEKIPLFPTAERPALMPDLHRESTAPPQPGSTDFRGQSAS, from the coding sequence ATGAAACAAAGCCACGAGCTGAGTTTCGACGACGATTTCGATCCCGAAGCCCGCCCGGTCCTCATCACCCGTGCCGCTCCCGCCTACGAGGAGCAGCACCGCCAACGTGTCCGCAAGTACCTGACGCTGATGGCCTTCCGCATCCCGGCCCTGATCCTGGCTGCGGTCGCCTACAACATCTGGGAGAACGGGCTGATCTCTCTGGCGATCGTCGCGGTTTCCATTCCGCTGCCGTGGATGGCGGTGCTGATCGCCAACGACCGGCCGCCGCGCAAACGTGAGGAGCCGCGCCGCTACGCCGGCGGCGGCGAGAAGATCCCGTTGTTCCCGACGGCGGAGCGGCCCGCGCTGATGCCCGACCTCCACCGCGAATCCACGGCGCCACCGCAACCGGGATCGACGGATTTTCGGGGGCAATCGGCCAGCTGA
- the ppgK gene encoding polyphosphate--glucose phosphotransferase, translated as MTAEESPAADPTTAEASGRRAFGVDVGGSGVKGGIVDLDTGKLIGDRFKLDTPQPATPEAVAKTVSAVVREFGWTGKLGVTYPGVVTGGVVRTAANVDKGWIGVNAVETISNALDGQEVTVLNDADAAGLAEERFGAGKDNTGVIVLLTFGTGIGSAVIHNGVLLPNTEFGHLEVGGKEAEHRAASSVKERKDWSYARWSEEVTQVLITIENAIWPDLFIAGGGISRKADKWIPLLKNRTPVVGATLQNTAGIVGAAMASVVDIQATAQ; from the coding sequence ATGACCGCAGAAGAATCGCCCGCGGCCGATCCGACGACCGCAGAAGCCTCCGGCCGGCGCGCATTCGGCGTGGACGTCGGCGGTAGCGGCGTCAAAGGCGGCATCGTCGACCTCGATACCGGCAAACTGATCGGCGACCGGTTCAAGCTCGACACACCGCAGCCGGCGACGCCGGAGGCGGTGGCCAAGACCGTCTCGGCGGTGGTGCGCGAGTTCGGCTGGACCGGCAAGCTCGGCGTCACCTATCCCGGCGTCGTGACCGGAGGCGTCGTCCGTACCGCGGCCAACGTCGACAAGGGCTGGATCGGCGTGAACGCCGTCGAGACCATCAGCAATGCGCTCGACGGTCAGGAGGTGACGGTCCTCAACGACGCCGATGCCGCCGGGCTCGCCGAGGAACGCTTCGGCGCCGGTAAGGACAACACCGGCGTGATCGTGCTGCTCACCTTCGGCACCGGAATCGGCTCGGCGGTGATCCACAACGGTGTCCTGTTGCCCAACACCGAATTTGGCCACCTCGAAGTGGGCGGCAAGGAAGCCGAGCACCGCGCCGCGTCCTCGGTCAAGGAGCGCAAGGACTGGAGCTATGCACGGTGGAGCGAGGAGGTCACCCAGGTCCTGATCACGATCGAGAACGCCATCTGGCCGGACCTGTTCATCGCGGGCGGCGGCATCAGCCGCAAGGCCGACAAGTGGATCCCGTTACTGAAGAACCGGACCCCCGTCGTCGGCGCGACGCTGCAGAACACGGCGGGGATCGTCGGCGCGGCGATGGCCTCGGTCGTCGACATCCAGGCTACCGCGCAGTAG
- a CDS encoding RNA polymerase sigma factor: MYVAATKASPATEEPVKRTATKTPAKKAPAKRAAKSTAAKAGGKAPAKKAPAKRAAKGAAAKPEDVVTDDLEVTDDLEAEPGEDLDVDDTDLELDDLDTDDDTAVEEDEEEDDAEAVTPAVATPKAAEDDIDEPSEKDKASGDFVWDEEESEALRQARKDAELTASADSVRAYLKQIGKVALLNAEEEVELAKRIEAGLYATQKLAELAEKGEKLPVQQRRDMQWICRDGDRAKNHLLEANLRLVVSLAKRYTGRGMAFLDLIQEGNLGLIRAVEKFDYTKGYKFSTYATWWIRQAITRAMADQARTIRIPVHMVEVINKLGRIQRELLQDLGREPTPEELAKEMDITPEKVLEIQQYAREPISLDQTIGDEGDSQLGDFIEDSEAVVAVDAVSFTLLQDQLQSVLETLSEREAGVVRLRFGLTDGQPRTLDEIGQVYGVTRERIRQIESKTMSKLRHPSRSQVLRDYLD, encoded by the coding sequence GTGTACGTGGCAGCGACAAAGGCAAGCCCGGCAACCGAAGAGCCGGTGAAGCGCACCGCTACCAAGACCCCCGCCAAGAAGGCCCCAGCCAAGCGGGCAGCCAAGAGCACCGCGGCAAAAGCCGGCGGCAAGGCCCCCGCCAAGAAGGCCCCGGCCAAGCGGGCCGCCAAAGGCGCCGCGGCCAAGCCCGAGGACGTCGTCACCGACGACCTCGAGGTGACCGATGATCTCGAGGCTGAGCCGGGCGAGGATCTCGACGTCGACGACACCGATCTGGAGCTCGACGACCTCGACACCGACGACGACACCGCCGTCGAGGAGGACGAGGAAGAGGACGACGCCGAAGCGGTGACCCCCGCCGTCGCGACGCCCAAGGCCGCCGAGGACGACATCGACGAGCCGTCCGAGAAGGACAAGGCATCGGGCGACTTCGTGTGGGACGAGGAAGAGTCCGAGGCGCTGCGGCAGGCCCGCAAAGACGCCGAGCTGACCGCATCGGCCGACTCGGTCCGGGCCTATCTCAAGCAGATCGGCAAGGTGGCCCTGCTCAACGCCGAAGAAGAGGTGGAGCTGGCCAAGCGCATCGAGGCCGGCCTGTACGCCACGCAGAAGCTGGCCGAACTCGCCGAGAAGGGCGAGAAGCTGCCGGTGCAGCAGCGCCGAGACATGCAGTGGATCTGCCGGGACGGCGACCGGGCGAAAAACCATCTGCTGGAGGCGAACCTGCGCCTGGTGGTGTCGCTGGCCAAGCGCTACACCGGCCGCGGCATGGCGTTCCTCGACCTCATCCAGGAAGGCAACCTGGGCCTGATCCGTGCCGTCGAGAAGTTCGACTACACCAAGGGCTACAAGTTCTCGACCTACGCCACCTGGTGGATCCGCCAGGCCATCACCCGCGCCATGGCCGACCAGGCCCGCACCATCCGTATCCCGGTGCACATGGTCGAGGTGATCAACAAGCTCGGCCGCATCCAGCGTGAGCTGCTCCAGGACCTGGGCCGCGAGCCCACTCCCGAGGAGCTCGCCAAAGAGATGGACATCACGCCGGAAAAGGTGCTGGAGATCCAGCAGTACGCGCGCGAGCCCATCTCGCTGGACCAGACCATCGGCGACGAGGGCGACAGCCAGCTCGGTGACTTCATCGAGGACTCCGAGGCCGTGGTCGCGGTGGACGCGGTGTCCTTCACACTGCTGCAGGATCAGCTGCAGTCGGTGCTGGAGACGCTGTCCGAGCGCGAGGCCGGCGTGGTTCGGCTGCGGTTCGGCCTGACCGACGGTCAGCCGCGCACGCTCGACGAGATCGGCCAGGTCTACGGCGTCACGCGTGAGCGCATCCGCCAGATCGAGTCCAAGACCATGTCGAAGCTGCGCCACCCGAGCCGTTCCCAGGTGCTGCGCGACTACCTGGACTAG
- the dut gene encoding dUTP diphosphatase, whose amino-acid sequence MSTSLAVVRLDRELPMPSRAHDGDAGVDLYSAEDVELAPGQRALVSTGIAVAVPHGMVGLVHPRSGLAARVGLSIVNSPGTIDAGYRGEIKVSLINLDPQTPIVVKRGDRIAQLLVQRVELPELVEVTSFDEAGLADTTRGDGGHGSSGGHASL is encoded by the coding sequence GTGTCCACCTCTCTGGCGGTCGTCCGATTGGACCGCGAGCTTCCGATGCCCTCGCGGGCGCACGACGGTGATGCCGGCGTCGACCTCTACAGCGCAGAGGACGTCGAACTGGCTCCCGGGCAGCGGGCCCTGGTGTCCACCGGTATCGCGGTCGCCGTTCCGCACGGAATGGTCGGCCTGGTGCACCCGCGGTCGGGTCTGGCTGCGCGGGTGGGACTTTCGATCGTCAACAGCCCGGGGACGATCGACGCCGGCTACCGCGGCGAGATCAAGGTGTCGCTGATCAACCTCGATCCGCAGACGCCGATCGTGGTCAAGCGCGGCGACCGGATCGCCCAGCTGCTGGTGCAGCGGGTGGAGCTACCCGAGCTGGTCGAGGTGACGTCCTTCGACGAGGCCGGTTTGGCCGACACAACCCGTGGCGACGGTGGCCACGGTTCCTCCGGCGGACATGCGAGTTTGTGA
- a CDS encoding inositol monophosphatase family protein — MTENSTDPAELRAVAEQLAAEAAELVLRRRVEVFGGRTAGASDPDAAGGTHAVRTKSTPTDPVTVVDTETERWLRERLAVLRPGEHVLGEEEGGQQEGREGLSWVLDPIDGTVNFVYGIPAYAVSVAVQLDGRSVAGAVAHVSAGTVYSAALGGGAHVQQDGVTTPLRCSAVDDLSMTLVGTGFSYSHEARRRQAQVLAQILPAVRDMRRLGSCALDLCMVAAGQLDAYYEDGVHVWDWAAAALIAAEAGATVWLPTGAGGGKVVAAAPGIAAALRDALAGAGMDL, encoded by the coding sequence GTGACCGAGAACAGCACCGATCCAGCCGAGCTGCGGGCCGTCGCCGAGCAGTTGGCCGCCGAAGCCGCAGAACTGGTCCTTCGTCGTCGCGTCGAGGTGTTCGGCGGCCGCACCGCAGGCGCGTCGGACCCGGACGCCGCGGGCGGTACGCACGCCGTGCGCACCAAGAGCACGCCGACGGACCCGGTGACCGTCGTCGACACCGAGACCGAGCGGTGGTTGCGTGAGCGTCTTGCGGTGCTGCGGCCCGGCGAGCACGTTCTCGGCGAGGAAGAGGGCGGGCAGCAGGAGGGGCGCGAGGGCCTCAGCTGGGTGCTCGACCCGATCGACGGCACGGTGAACTTCGTCTACGGCATCCCGGCGTACGCGGTGTCGGTCGCGGTGCAGTTGGACGGGCGGTCCGTGGCGGGGGCGGTCGCGCACGTGTCGGCGGGGACGGTCTACTCGGCCGCGCTGGGCGGTGGTGCCCATGTGCAGCAGGACGGCGTCACCACGCCGCTGCGGTGCAGTGCCGTCGACGATCTGTCGATGACGCTGGTGGGGACGGGTTTTTCGTATTCGCATGAGGCGCGCAGGCGGCAGGCGCAGGTGCTCGCGCAGATCTTGCCCGCGGTGCGGGACATGCGCCGCCTCGGTTCGTGCGCGCTGGATTTGTGCATGGTCGCCGCGGGCCAGCTCGACGCGTACTACGAGGACGGCGTGCACGTGTGGGACTGGGCGGCGGCGGCGTTGATCGCGGCGGAGGCCGGCGCGACGGTATGGCTGCCGACGGGTGCCGGGGGCGGCAAGGTGGTCGCCGCCGCGCCCGGGATCGCCGCGGCGCTGCGCGACGCGCTAGCAGGCGCCGGTATGGATCTTTGA
- a CDS encoding DUF3039 domain-containing protein has translation MQTQTIERTDTDERVDDGTDSDSPKFFHYVKKDKIAESAVMGTHVVALCGEVFPVTKSPKPGSPVCPDCKRIYESLKK, from the coding sequence ATGCAGACCCAGACGATTGAGCGCACCGACACCGACGAACGCGTCGACGACGGGACCGACAGCGACTCTCCGAAGTTCTTCCACTACGTCAAGAAGGACAAGATCGCCGAGAGCGCGGTCATGGGTACGCATGTGGTCGCCTTGTGCGGCGAGGTCTTTCCCGTCACCAAGTCGCCCAAGCCGGGCTCCCCGGTGTGCCCGGACTGCAAGCGCATCTACGAGTCCCTCAAGAAGTAG
- a CDS encoding metal-dependent transcriptional regulator: MNDLVDTTEMYLRTIYDLEEEGVVPLRARIAERLDQSGPTVSQTVSRMERDGLLHVAGDRHLELTDKGRALAVAVMRKHRLAERLLVDVIGLPWEDVHAEACRWEHVMSEEVERRLVQVLDNPTTSPFGNPIPGLSELGVTPGVNTEDVSLVRLTELPVGMPVAVVVRQLTEHVQGDTDLIGRLKEAGVVPNARVTVEANNNGGVLIVIPGHEQVELPHHMAHAVKVEKV; this comes from the coding sequence ATGAACGATCTTGTCGATACCACCGAGATGTACCTGCGGACGATTTACGACCTCGAGGAAGAGGGCGTGGTGCCGCTGCGGGCGCGCATCGCCGAGCGGCTCGACCAGAGTGGTCCGACCGTCAGCCAGACGGTGTCGCGCATGGAGCGCGACGGTCTGCTGCACGTGGCGGGCGACCGTCACCTCGAACTGACCGACAAGGGCAGGGCCCTCGCCGTCGCCGTGATGCGTAAGCACCGGCTGGCCGAACGCCTGCTGGTCGATGTGATCGGCCTGCCCTGGGAGGACGTCCACGCCGAGGCATGCCGCTGGGAGCACGTGATGAGTGAAGAAGTCGAGCGCCGGTTGGTGCAGGTGCTCGACAACCCCACCACCTCCCCCTTCGGCAACCCCATCCCCGGGTTGTCCGAGCTGGGTGTCACGCCGGGCGTCAACACCGAGGATGTCAGCCTGGTCCGCCTCACCGAGCTGCCGGTCGGCATGCCGGTGGCCGTGGTGGTCCGCCAGCTGACCGAGCACGTCCAGGGCGACACCGACCTGATCGGACGGCTCAAGGAAGCCGGTGTGGTTCCCAACGCGCGGGTGACCGTCGAGGCCAACAACAACGGCGGCGTGCTGATCGTGATCCCGGGCCACGAGCAGGTCGAGCTGCCGCACCACATGGCCCACGCGGTCAAGGTCGAGAAGGTCTGA
- the cei gene encoding envelope integrity protein Cei: MVAQITEGTAFDRHGRPFRRRNYVPGIVLFVALAVVTLTVWVMALNQPIDVQQALECNDPPPASDPATPKLGKQVPPSDMTDVTPAPLAETKIRVLNASGQGGQAGEIASELRDLGFAQPDAANDPIYSTTRLQCQGQIRFGPTGRAAAAAVWLVAPCTELYEDERPDATVDLALGTEFGELSSSDDIKAVLASLRPDATQPADPALLSKIHTGAC; encoded by the coding sequence GTGGTCGCGCAAATCACCGAGGGCACAGCCTTCGACCGTCACGGTCGCCCTTTTCGTCGCCGCAATTACGTGCCCGGCATCGTTCTGTTCGTCGCACTCGCCGTGGTGACGTTGACGGTTTGGGTGATGGCGCTCAACCAACCGATCGATGTGCAGCAGGCGCTGGAGTGCAACGACCCGCCGCCGGCCAGCGATCCCGCCACCCCGAAACTCGGCAAACAGGTGCCGCCGTCTGACATGACCGACGTGACCCCGGCCCCGCTGGCCGAGACCAAGATCAGGGTTCTCAACGCGAGCGGTCAGGGCGGTCAGGCCGGCGAGATCGCCAGCGAACTGCGCGACCTCGGCTTCGCGCAACCCGACGCGGCCAACGATCCGATCTACTCCACCACCCGACTGCAGTGCCAGGGCCAGATCCGGTTCGGCCCGACCGGTCGTGCCGCCGCCGCCGCGGTCTGGCTGGTGGCGCCGTGCACCGAGCTGTACGAGGACGAGAGGCCCGACGCCACAGTCGATCTGGCGCTCGGCACCGAGTTCGGCGAGCTGTCCAGCAGTGACGACATCAAGGCCGTGCTGGCGAGCCTGCGGCCCGACGCCACCCAGCCCGCCGACCCGGCGCTGCTGTCAAAGATCCATACCGGCGCCTGCTAG
- a CDS encoding YihY/virulence factor BrkB family protein, with protein sequence MTGRPLPVPPSPHHIRHIAKRTLSKSWDDSIFSESAQAAFWCALSLPPLLLGMLGSLAYIAPLFGPETLPTIQHQLINAANSFFSPNVVNEIIEPTIRDIVRGARGEVVSIGFVISLWAGSSAVSAFVDSIVEAHDQTPLRHPVRQRFYALGLYVVMLVGAIAAAPFVALGPRKIAEQLPDSFDNFLHYGYYPALFLAVALFVTVLYRVSLPEPLPTHRLLLGTVLATVVFLVTTVGLRIYLTWITSTGYTYGALATPIAFLLFAFFLGFAIMIGAELNAAIQEEWPASDTHAKRLRKWIEARTINGGSEPPARDKPGPVPGAAEEPSGS encoded by the coding sequence ATGACTGGCCGACCGCTTCCGGTACCACCATCACCCCACCACATTCGGCACATCGCTAAACGCACGTTGTCGAAGAGCTGGGACGACTCGATCTTTTCCGAGTCGGCCCAGGCGGCGTTCTGGTGCGCACTGTCGCTTCCACCGCTGCTGTTGGGGATGCTCGGAAGCCTGGCCTACATCGCTCCGCTGTTCGGACCGGAGACGCTGCCGACGATCCAGCATCAACTGATCAACGCCGCGAACAGCTTCTTCTCCCCCAACGTCGTCAACGAGATCATCGAACCGACGATTCGGGACATCGTGAGGGGTGCTCGCGGCGAGGTCGTCTCGATAGGGTTCGTGATTTCGCTGTGGGCGGGGTCGTCGGCGGTGTCGGCGTTCGTGGACTCGATCGTCGAGGCCCACGATCAGACGCCGTTGCGGCACCCGGTGCGCCAGCGCTTCTACGCGCTGGGCCTGTACGTGGTGATGCTGGTGGGGGCGATCGCGGCGGCACCGTTCGTCGCGCTCGGCCCGCGCAAGATCGCCGAGCAATTACCCGACAGCTTCGACAACTTCCTGCATTACGGCTACTACCCGGCGTTGTTCCTGGCAGTGGCGCTTTTTGTGACGGTGCTCTACCGAGTGTCGCTACCTGAGCCGCTGCCGACGCACCGGTTGCTGCTGGGCACGGTGCTGGCGACGGTGGTGTTCCTGGTGACGACCGTGGGCCTGCGTATCTACCTGACCTGGATCACCAGTACCGGCTACACCTACGGCGCACTGGCGACGCCGATCGCCTTCCTGCTGTTCGCGTTCTTCCTGGGCTTCGCGATCATGATCGGCGCCGAGTTGAACGCCGCGATCCAGGAGGAGTGGCCCGCCTCCGACACCCATGCCAAGCGGCTGCGCAAGTGGATCGAGGCCAGAACGATCAACGGCGGCTCCGAGCCACCGGCGCGGGACAAACCCGGCCCGGTGCCCGGCGCCGCCGAGGAACCGTCTGGTTCGTGA
- a CDS encoding sigma-70 family RNA polymerase sigma factor yields MANATTSRVDTDLDAQSPAADLVRVYLNGIGKTALLNAADEVELAKRIEAGLYAQHLLDTKKRLGEARKRDLQMVVRDGEAARRHLLEANLRLVVSLAKRYTGRGMPLLDLIQEGNLGLIRAMEKFDYTKGFKFSTYATWWIRQAITRGMADQSRTIRLPVHLVEQVNKLARIKREMHQNLGREATDEELAEESGIPVEKINDLLEHSRDPVSLDMPVGTDEEAPLGDFIEDSEAMSAENAVISELLHTDIRYVLATLDEREQQVIRLRFGLDDGQPRTLDQIGKLFGLSRERVRQIEREVMAKLRNGERADRLRSYAS; encoded by the coding sequence ATGGCAAATGCCACCACAAGCCGCGTTGACACCGATCTGGATGCCCAAAGTCCGGCAGCAGACCTCGTGCGCGTGTATCTGAACGGCATCGGCAAGACCGCATTGCTCAATGCCGCAGACGAAGTAGAACTCGCCAAGCGCATCGAGGCCGGGTTGTACGCGCAGCATCTGCTGGACACCAAGAAGCGACTGGGCGAGGCGCGCAAGCGTGATCTCCAGATGGTGGTTCGCGACGGAGAGGCGGCACGGCGACACCTGCTCGAGGCCAACCTGCGCCTCGTGGTGTCGCTGGCCAAGCGCTACACCGGTCGCGGCATGCCGTTGCTCGACCTGATCCAGGAGGGGAATCTGGGTCTGATCCGGGCGATGGAGAAGTTCGACTACACCAAGGGCTTCAAGTTCTCGACCTATGCCACCTGGTGGATCCGGCAGGCGATCACCCGCGGCATGGCCGACCAGAGTCGCACCATCCGCCTGCCCGTCCACCTCGTCGAGCAGGTCAACAAGCTGGCCCGCATCAAGCGCGAGATGCACCAGAATCTCGGCCGCGAGGCCACCGACGAAGAACTCGCCGAGGAGTCGGGTATCCCGGTCGAGAAGATCAACGACCTGCTCGAGCACAGCCGCGACCCGGTGAGCCTGGACATGCCGGTCGGCACCGACGAGGAGGCGCCGCTGGGCGACTTCATCGAGGATTCCGAGGCGATGTCCGCCGAGAACGCCGTCATCTCGGAGTTGCTGCACACCGACATTCGCTACGTGCTCGCCACGCTCGACGAACGCGAACAGCAGGTGATCCGCCTGCGGTTCGGGCTCGACGACGGCCAGCCCCGCACCCTCGACCAGATCGGCAAGCTGTTCGGTCTCTCCCGTGAGCGGGTCCGCCAGATCGAGCGTGAGGTCATGGCGAAGCTGCGCAACGGCGAGCGTGCGGATCGACTCCGCTCCTACGCGAGCTGA
- a CDS encoding DUF3093 domain-containing protein: MSDTRATTQTTRYRERLWVPWWWTPIAAGLAALIAFEVVMGVQSIPAWVPYAVLLPVAGAVLLWFSKTEVRVVSSPDGENELWVNAAHLPKSVIARAAEVPRSAKSAALGRQLDPAAYVVHRAWVGPMVLVVLDDPDDPTPYWLVSTRHPDRLLASLNA; encoded by the coding sequence GTGTCGGACACGCGCGCAACCACCCAAACCACGCGGTATCGCGAACGGTTGTGGGTGCCTTGGTGGTGGACGCCGATCGCCGCGGGGCTGGCGGCCCTGATCGCCTTCGAGGTGGTCATGGGCGTGCAGAGCATCCCGGCCTGGGTTCCCTACGCGGTGCTGCTGCCGGTGGCCGGCGCGGTGCTGCTGTGGTTCAGCAAGACCGAGGTTCGTGTGGTGAGTTCGCCCGATGGCGAGAACGAACTGTGGGTGAATGCGGCGCATCTGCCGAAGTCGGTGATCGCCCGTGCCGCGGAGGTTCCGCGATCGGCGAAATCGGCGGCCCTGGGCCGGCAACTGGACCCGGCGGCGTATGTCGTGCACCGCGCCTGGGTGGGGCCGATGGTTCTCGTGGTTCTCGACGATCCGGACGACCCCACCCCGTACTGGCTGGTCAGTACCCGTCATCCGGACCGTCTGCTGGCGTCGTTGAACGCCTGA
- a CDS encoding DUF3710 domain-containing protein: MMAFGKRKKSAEQDKRTGDEPVVAREVTPAADEQLDEDLQGPFDIDDFDDPAVAAQGRLDLGSVLIPMPDGGQVQVELNEAGAPSAVWVVTPNGRFTIAAYAAPKSAGLWREVASELAESLRKDATSVSVQDGPWGREVVGTGNGGVVRFIGVDGYRWMVRCVVNGTPETVDALAAEARAALTDAVIRRGDTPLPVRTPLPIQLPEPMAAQLRAAAQAAAQQNQAAQQQGAQPQPQQDQGPQPPEPVARRSAQGSAMQQLRTITGG; this comes from the coding sequence GTGATGGCATTCGGAAAGCGCAAGAAGAGCGCGGAGCAGGACAAGCGGACCGGTGACGAGCCGGTGGTGGCGCGGGAGGTCACTCCCGCGGCCGACGAGCAGCTGGACGAGGACCTGCAGGGCCCGTTCGACATCGACGACTTCGACGATCCCGCGGTCGCCGCGCAGGGTCGCCTCGACCTGGGTTCGGTGCTGATCCCGATGCCCGACGGCGGTCAGGTACAGGTCGAGCTGAACGAGGCGGGCGCGCCGAGCGCGGTGTGGGTGGTCACGCCCAACGGGCGGTTCACCATCGCGGCCTACGCGGCGCCCAAGAGCGCGGGCCTGTGGCGTGAGGTGGCCTCCGAGCTGGCCGAATCGTTGCGGAAGGACGCCACGTCGGTCAGCGTGCAGGACGGGCCGTGGGGCCGCGAGGTGGTCGGGACCGGCAACGGCGGCGTCGTGCGGTTCATCGGCGTCGACGGCTACCGCTGGATGGTGCGGTGCGTGGTCAACGGAACCCCCGAGACGGTCGACGCGCTCGCCGCGGAGGCCAGGGCCGCACTCACCGACGCCGTCATCCGGCGCGGCGACACGCCGTTGCCGGTGAGGACCCCGCTGCCGATCCAGCTGCCCGAACCGATGGCGGCACAGCTGCGGGCCGCAGCCCAGGCCGCGGCGCAGCAGAACCAGGCGGCCCAGCAGCAGGGCGCACAGCCGCAGCCGCAACAAGATCAGGGGCCGCAGCCGCCCGAGCCGGTGGCCCGGCGCAGCGCGCAGGGCTCGGCCATGCAGCAGCTGCGCACCATCACCGGCGGCTGA
- a CDS encoding DUF4193 domain-containing protein encodes MATDYDAPRRTEADDVSEDSLEELKARRNEAQSAVVDVDEAETAESFELPGADLSGEELSVRVVPKQADEFTCASCFLVHHRSRLASEKNGVMICTDCAA; translated from the coding sequence ATGGCTACCGACTACGACGCCCCGCGGCGCACAGAGGCTGACGACGTTTCCGAGGATTCGCTCGAGGAGCTCAAAGCGCGACGCAACGAGGCCCAGTCCGCTGTGGTGGACGTCGACGAGGCGGAGACCGCCGAGTCCTTCGAGCTCCCGGGGGCGGATCTTTCCGGCGAAGAACTCTCGGTCCGGGTCGTCCCGAAACAGGCCGACGAATTCACCTGCGCCAGCTGCTTCCTGGTGCACCACCGCAGCCGTCTCGCCAGCGAGAAGAACGGCGTGATGATCTGCACCGACTGCGCGGCCTGA